The Mesotoga sp. BH458_6_3_2_1 genome has a window encoding:
- a CDS encoding SCP2 sterol-binding domain-containing protein: MTVRKAIEKIKGLEAERLSEISGKYSFFIEGGDPQRFTVEICDGRLEVFEEERPSDCSIRTDFATFEGLIEGAVNPLTAFMTGSLRVSGDLAFAMKLNKLLGGE, translated from the coding sequence ATGACAGTCAGGAAAGCTATTGAGAAGATCAAAGGATTGGAAGCTGAGAGGCTTTCGGAGATTAGCGGAAAATACTCGTTCTTTATTGAAGGAGGTGATCCACAGAGATTCACTGTTGAGATCTGCGATGGCAGGCTAGAGGTTTTTGAAGAAGAACGACCTTCGGATTGCTCAATACGCACAGATTTTGCGACCTTTGAAGGACTGATTGAAGGAGCTGTGAATCCTCTGACGGCTTTCATGACTGGGAGTTTGAGGGTATCGGGCGATCTGGCCTTTGCGATGAAGCTTAACAAATTGCTTGGAGGTGAATGA
- a CDS encoding lactate utilization protein, producing MRNSLRRWKNEKLAQKLKKVFESKSVRVIYLPDIEMVVEEVHKLIPDGATVSSGGSVTLQETGVMDLLRSGKYEFLDRDSVSEDKERRKIMIKAFESDYYLCSANAITENGEILLLDGSGNRAAAVTFGPEKVIFVAGINKVVEDLDAGIKRIKSIAPMNAKRLNLHTPCATTGFCSDCSSEERICEMYSIIIDSRRRPWRYTIVLIGEELGL from the coding sequence ATGAGGAACAGTCTTAGACGATGGAAGAATGAAAAACTGGCACAGAAACTCAAAAAAGTCTTTGAAAGCAAATCCGTGAGAGTGATTTACCTTCCAGATATAGAAATGGTAGTCGAAGAAGTTCATAAACTGATTCCCGATGGAGCTACCGTCAGTTCAGGAGGATCGGTGACGCTTCAGGAAACGGGAGTAATGGATTTGCTGAGATCGGGGAAATATGAATTTCTTGACAGAGACTCGGTTTCTGAAGATAAAGAGAGAAGAAAGATCATGATCAAGGCATTTGAGTCCGACTATTATCTCTGTAGCGCGAATGCTATCACAGAGAATGGAGAGATTCTTCTGCTGGATGGGAGCGGCAACAGGGCCGCTGCAGTGACGTTTGGGCCTGAAAAGGTGATTTTTGTTGCCGGAATAAACAAAGTCGTGGAAGATCTGGACGCAGGTATCAAAAGAATCAAGTCGATAGCGCCGATGAATGCAAAGAGGCTGAACCTGCATACTCCCTGCGCGACAACCGGATTCTGCTCCGACTGCAGCAGCGAAGAAAGAATATGCGAAATGTACTCAATAATTATCGATTCGAGAAGAAGGCCATGGCGCTATACGATAGTTTTGATAGGTGAAGAGCTTGGCCTGTAA
- a CDS encoding acylphosphatase, whose protein sequence is MACKKTLRIRVFGRVQGVGFRYFALHTATSLGVTGFVRNEPDGSVEILCSGCDEEIDAFVERIDRGPSYASITRTEIEELPFKSFKSFEIRY, encoded by the coding sequence TTGGCCTGTAAGAAGACTCTTAGGATCAGAGTCTTTGGGCGTGTGCAGGGCGTTGGTTTCAGGTACTTTGCCCTTCACACCGCCACGTCTCTAGGTGTAACGGGTTTTGTGAGGAACGAGCCCGATGGAAGTGTAGAGATCCTTTGTTCCGGATGTGATGAAGAAATTGATGCTTTCGTTGAAAGAATAGATAGGGGTCCATCCTATGCCAGCATCACAAGGACAGAAATTGAAGAGCTCCCCTTCAAGTCGTTCAAGAGCTTCGAGATTAGGTACTGA